One window of the Pseudomonas knackmussii B13 genome contains the following:
- a CDS encoding MATE family efflux transporter has product MNAIAPAVSRKQRIATELKELLTLAGPIMIAQLATTAMGFVDAVMAGRVGPRDLAAVALGNSIWIPVFLLMTGTLLATTAKVAQRFGAGDQPATGPLVRQALWLALLVGPLAAAVLWFLAEPVLRAMKVEEALIEPSRFYLRGIACGLPAVALYHVLRCFSDGLGRTRPSMVLGICGLLLNIPVNYVLIYGHLGFPALGGPGCGWATASVMWFMLLGMLCWVNIARVYKPSALFSHWELPDRRVMGALVGVGLPIGIAVFAESSIFSVIALLIGELGEKVVAGHQVALNFSALVFMIPYALAMAVTVRVGQALGASRPRDARFAAGTGMAAALAWACISASAMLLLREHIAALYTRDPEVLALAASLLVFSALFQFSDGLQVTAAGALRGYQDTRATMLITLFAYWGIGLPVGYSLGLAHWLQEPTGPRGLWQGLIVGLTCAALMLGVRLTRSARRHIRLTQLKNGA; this is encoded by the coding sequence ATGAACGCCATCGCCCCGGCCGTGTCGCGCAAACAGCGCATCGCCACCGAGCTCAAGGAACTGCTGACCCTGGCCGGGCCGATCATGATCGCGCAGCTGGCGACCACCGCCATGGGCTTCGTCGATGCGGTGATGGCCGGCCGCGTAGGTCCGCGCGACCTGGCAGCCGTGGCGCTGGGCAACTCGATCTGGATTCCGGTGTTCCTGCTGATGACCGGCACCCTGCTGGCGACCACCGCCAAGGTCGCCCAGCGTTTCGGCGCGGGTGACCAGCCCGCCACCGGCCCGCTGGTGCGCCAGGCGCTGTGGCTCGCCCTGCTGGTAGGTCCGCTGGCGGCGGCCGTGCTCTGGTTCCTCGCCGAGCCGGTATTGCGCGCGATGAAGGTCGAGGAAGCGCTGATCGAACCCAGCCGCTTCTACCTGCGCGGCATCGCCTGCGGCCTTCCGGCGGTGGCGCTGTACCACGTGCTGCGCTGCTTCAGCGACGGCCTCGGGCGCACGCGGCCGAGCATGGTGCTGGGCATCTGCGGGCTGCTGCTGAACATCCCGGTGAACTACGTGCTGATCTACGGCCACCTAGGCTTCCCGGCACTCGGCGGCCCCGGCTGCGGCTGGGCCACCGCCTCGGTGATGTGGTTCATGCTGCTGGGCATGCTGTGTTGGGTGAACATTGCCCGCGTTTACAAGCCCAGCGCGCTGTTCAGCCATTGGGAGCTGCCGGACCGCCGCGTGATGGGTGCGCTGGTCGGCGTCGGCCTGCCCATCGGCATCGCCGTGTTCGCCGAGTCGAGCATCTTCTCGGTGATCGCCCTGCTGATCGGCGAGCTGGGCGAGAAAGTCGTGGCCGGGCACCAGGTCGCGCTGAACTTCAGCGCCCTCGTCTTCATGATCCCCTATGCCCTGGCGATGGCCGTGACCGTGCGCGTCGGCCAGGCCCTGGGCGCCAGCCGCCCGCGCGATGCACGCTTCGCCGCCGGCACCGGCATGGCCGCGGCACTGGCTTGGGCGTGCATCTCCGCCAGTGCCATGCTGCTCCTGCGCGAACACATAGCCGCGCTCTACACCCGCGACCCCGAGGTGCTGGCGCTGGCCGCGTCGCTGCTGGTGTTCTCCGCCCTCTTCCAGTTCTCCGACGGCTTGCAGGTTACCGCCGCCGGCGCCCTGCGCGGCTACCAGGACACCCGCGCGACCATGCTCATCACCCTGTTCGCCTACTGGGGCATCGGCCTACCGGTGGGCTACAGCCTGGGCCTGGCCCATTGGCTCCAGGAACCCACCGGCCCGCGCGGCCTGTGGCAGGGGCTGATCGTCGGCCTGACCTGCGCGGCGCTGATGCTCGGCGTGCGCCTGACGCGCAGCGCGCGCCGGCACATCCGCCTGACCCAGCTGAAGAACGGCGCCTGA
- the ycaC gene encoding isochorismate family cysteine hydrolase YcaC, producing MTKPYVRLDKTQAAVLMVDHQAGLLSLVRDIDPDKFKNNVLALGDLAKYFKLPTILTTSFETGPNGPLVPELKAQFPEAPYIARPGNINAWDNEDFVKAVKATGKKQLIIAGVVTEVCVAFPALSALEEGFDVFVVADASGTFNEVTRDAAWRRMEAAGAQLMTWFGVACELHRDWRNDIEGLAALFSNHIPDYRNLITAYSTLTAK from the coding sequence ATGACCAAGCCCTACGTTCGTCTCGACAAGACCCAGGCCGCCGTGCTGATGGTCGATCACCAGGCCGGCCTGCTGTCGCTGGTGCGCGACATCGACCCGGACAAGTTCAAGAACAACGTGCTGGCCCTGGGCGACCTGGCCAAGTACTTCAAGCTGCCGACCATCCTCACCACCAGCTTCGAGACCGGCCCCAACGGCCCGCTGGTTCCGGAGCTGAAAGCGCAGTTCCCCGAAGCGCCCTACATCGCCCGCCCCGGCAACATCAACGCCTGGGACAACGAGGACTTCGTCAAGGCGGTCAAGGCCACCGGCAAGAAGCAGCTGATCATCGCCGGCGTGGTCACCGAGGTCTGCGTGGCCTTCCCGGCCCTCTCGGCGCTTGAAGAGGGCTTCGACGTGTTCGTCGTCGCCGATGCCTCCGGGACCTTCAACGAAGTCACCCGCGACGCCGCCTGGCGGCGCATGGAAGCCGCCGGCGCGCAGCTGATGACCTGGTTCGGCGTGGCCTGCGAGCTGCACCGCGACTGGCGCAACGACATCGAGGGCCTGGCCGCGCTGTTCTCCAACCACATCCCCGACTATCGCAACCTGATCACTGCCTACAGTACCCTCACCGCCAAGTGA
- a CDS encoding OsmC family protein, with amino-acid sequence MSDALVHASYAGIPYQVTLSAGVHQWFADEPESVGGGDSGPGPHQLLLSSLGACTSVTLAMYARRKEWPLEGIEVELRFAQEQPGHSRIERDIRLLGALDDSQRQRLLEIANACPIHKVLSGEIAIASQLAG; translated from the coding sequence ATGAGCGATGCGCTCGTCCATGCCAGCTACGCCGGCATTCCCTACCAGGTCACCCTGTCCGCCGGCGTCCACCAGTGGTTCGCCGATGAGCCGGAAAGCGTCGGCGGCGGCGACAGCGGACCGGGCCCGCACCAGTTGCTGCTATCTTCGCTCGGCGCCTGCACCTCGGTGACCCTGGCGATGTACGCGCGGCGCAAGGAATGGCCCCTGGAGGGCATCGAGGTCGAGCTGCGCTTCGCCCAGGAACAGCCGGGGCATTCGCGCATCGAACGCGACATTCGCCTGCTCGGCGCCCTGGACGACAGCCAGCGCCAACGCCTGCTGGAAATCGCCAACGCCTGCCCGATCCACAAGGTGCTCAGCGGCGAGATCGCCATCGCCAGCCAACTGGCGGGCTGA
- a CDS encoding FUSC family protein produces MSPLLLYWHNLLHPGRDTLLFALRTVLACLLTLYLAFLLDLEQPKWATMTVVIISQPLAGITLQKSFSQVIGTTIGGAVAVVVMALFPQAPLAFLVTLSLWLGLCTAGGTLLRYTDSHAFVLSGFTAVIVAMLAQPDPDGTYSLAITRVTETLLGVACVTLVSLFFARPEDVARSYFAKVDLLFRLIGEHAAAAIRGEEAEADFQRRQMRLLGEISALEGLRRHLYFDAPRLRSVDGLVQLLSNQLVLMTSRLAILHRQRALIQQRLTGPLPPAVQRLREDELECLGELAQHGNALPAATRKRVTRLRWRFDSAASEVEQLVDGLPAALRSLAWALRYEQARLLQQLDEMLELGEAIRDGRPASCPVRQGRAQALHLDFALAAMNGVRAFVALLATGLIWIEMAWDGVRAGMILVAILCSLVSTFPRPLLACQSMLRGVLLACLVSAVLLFGVLPTVGDFEMLALCLLPVLYVVAIGLGNPQTAGIAIGLGLNTFLLVGPQNQGLWYNSATQWFEFAGGYLFATLLALLSYAWLFPFDADRRIRRLFRQTRSDVRQVLLSPASEAGRFTFESRMVDRLANQLGLLPAARAEDSARRFECSLACMTLGVVLHQLHSECADHEGLPADFRARLATLLGELAAALAQPPRGEIAPLLPRLYALSESLDALHAERNRDDLGLLRPVFASAVALLIGAALLERYQDLLGESPSTREVLEDSVHAH; encoded by the coding sequence ATGTCGCCTCTGCTCCTTTACTGGCATAACCTCCTGCACCCCGGGCGCGACACCCTGCTGTTCGCCCTGCGCACCGTGCTGGCTTGCCTGCTGACGCTGTACCTGGCCTTCCTGCTGGACCTCGAACAGCCGAAGTGGGCGACCATGACGGTGGTCATCATCAGCCAGCCGCTGGCCGGCATCACCCTGCAGAAGAGTTTCTCGCAAGTCATCGGCACCACCATCGGCGGCGCCGTCGCAGTGGTGGTAATGGCGCTTTTCCCGCAGGCGCCACTCGCCTTCCTGGTGACCCTTTCGCTCTGGCTGGGCCTGTGCACCGCCGGCGGCACCCTGCTGCGCTACACCGACTCGCACGCCTTCGTGCTCAGCGGATTCACCGCGGTGATCGTCGCCATGCTCGCGCAACCGGACCCGGACGGGACCTACAGCCTGGCCATCACCCGCGTCACCGAAACCCTGCTGGGGGTGGCCTGCGTGACCCTGGTCAGCCTGTTCTTCGCCCGCCCCGAGGATGTCGCGCGCAGTTACTTCGCCAAGGTCGACCTGCTCTTCCGGCTGATCGGAGAGCACGCCGCAGCAGCCATCCGCGGCGAGGAAGCCGAGGCGGACTTCCAGCGCCGGCAGATGCGCCTGCTCGGCGAGATCAGCGCCCTCGAAGGCCTGCGCCGGCACCTCTACTTCGACGCGCCGCGCCTGCGCAGTGTCGATGGCCTGGTGCAGCTGCTGAGCAACCAGCTGGTGCTGATGACCTCGCGCTTGGCCATCCTCCATCGCCAACGCGCGCTCATCCAGCAGCGCCTGACCGGCCCCTTGCCGCCGGCGGTACAGCGCCTGCGCGAAGACGAACTGGAATGCCTCGGCGAACTGGCGCAGCACGGCAACGCCCTGCCCGCCGCCACGCGCAAGCGCGTGACCCGCCTGCGCTGGCGCTTCGACAGCGCCGCCAGCGAGGTCGAGCAGCTCGTCGACGGCCTGCCGGCGGCCCTGCGCTCGCTGGCCTGGGCGCTGCGCTACGAGCAGGCGCGGCTGCTGCAGCAACTGGACGAGATGCTCGAACTGGGCGAAGCCATTCGCGACGGTCGGCCGGCGAGTTGCCCTGTGCGCCAAGGGCGAGCCCAAGCCCTGCATCTGGACTTTGCGCTGGCAGCCATGAACGGCGTGCGCGCCTTCGTCGCCCTGCTCGCAACCGGGCTGATCTGGATCGAGATGGCCTGGGACGGTGTGCGCGCCGGGATGATCCTGGTGGCGATTCTCTGCTCCCTGGTCTCAACCTTTCCGCGACCACTGCTGGCCTGCCAGAGCATGCTGCGCGGCGTGCTGCTGGCCTGCCTGGTCTCCGCCGTGCTGCTGTTCGGCGTGCTGCCGACAGTGGGCGACTTCGAGATGCTCGCGCTGTGCCTGCTGCCGGTGCTCTACGTGGTCGCCATCGGCCTGGGCAATCCACAGACCGCCGGCATCGCCATCGGCCTTGGGCTGAACACCTTCCTGCTGGTCGGCCCGCAGAACCAGGGCCTCTGGTACAACAGCGCGACCCAGTGGTTCGAGTTCGCCGGCGGTTACCTGTTCGCCACCCTCCTGGCGCTGCTCAGCTACGCCTGGCTCTTCCCTTTCGACGCTGACCGGCGCATCCGCCGGCTGTTCCGCCAGACCCGTTCGGACGTACGCCAGGTGCTGCTGAGCCCAGCCAGCGAGGCTGGCCGCTTCACCTTCGAGAGCCGCATGGTCGACCGCCTGGCCAACCAGCTCGGCCTGCTGCCGGCGGCGCGCGCCGAAGATTCGGCGCGGCGCTTCGAGTGCAGCCTGGCCTGCATGACCCTCGGCGTGGTGCTGCACCAGTTGCACTCCGAATGCGCCGACCACGAGGGCCTGCCCGCCGACTTCCGTGCCCGCCTGGCGACCCTGCTGGGCGAGCTGGCCGCCGCGCTGGCGCAGCCGCCTCGGGGGGAGATCGCGCCGCTGCTGCCGCGCCTGTACGCACTCAGCGAGAGCCTCGATGCCCTGCACGCCGAACGCAACCGCGACGACCTCGGCCTGCTGCGCCCGGTGTTCGCCAGCGCCGTGGCCCTGCTGATAGGCGCGGCTCTGCTGGAGCGCTACCAGGACCTGCTCGGCGAATCCCCCTCGACGCGCGAGGTTCTGGAGGACAGCGTCCATGCCCATTGA
- a CDS encoding DUF1656 domain-containing protein codes for MPIDFEVGGVYLPPIAQALIVALPLFLALDWLLRRLGLMRLVWHEALFEGALYALLCAVVVLFMGGLI; via the coding sequence ATGCCCATTGATTTCGAGGTTGGCGGCGTCTACCTGCCGCCCATCGCCCAGGCGCTGATAGTCGCGCTACCGCTGTTCCTGGCCCTCGACTGGCTGCTCCGGCGCCTGGGGCTGATGCGCCTGGTCTGGCACGAGGCGCTGTTCGAGGGCGCCCTCTATGCCCTGCTGTGCGCGGTCGTGGTCCTGTTCATGGGAGGCCTGATCTGA
- a CDS encoding HlyD family secretion protein, with product MNLLRRIAPPLLTLGLVVLALVFGSQAWIYYTRSPWTRDARVRADVVTLAAEVAGRIVELHVQDNQRVKKGDLLLRIDPQTYELALQRAERAVTVAKAALGQSQATIAANQALLRLRQSEEQRRRTLKERSAISAEEWQRSSTDVAVAQAQLVREQASLGLVEAQVQLAESAYNQAALDLQRTRVYAPVNGFVTNLLTRSGDYARGGEPLLAVVDSDSFYVSGYFEETKLPRIHEGDPVRIELMSGERLKGRVDSIAYAITDRENAPGSRLLANINPSYTWVKLAQRIPVRIAFDPGSTDKIRLRAGVTATVSVIEDARKP from the coding sequence ATGAACCTGTTGCGCCGAATCGCCCCGCCGCTGCTCACCCTCGGGCTGGTCGTCCTCGCCCTGGTCTTCGGCAGCCAGGCCTGGATCTACTACACCCGCTCGCCCTGGACCCGCGATGCCCGCGTGCGCGCCGACGTGGTGACCCTGGCGGCGGAAGTCGCCGGGCGCATCGTCGAGCTGCACGTGCAGGACAACCAGCGGGTGAAAAAGGGCGACCTGCTGCTGCGCATCGACCCGCAAACCTACGAACTCGCCCTGCAGCGCGCAGAGCGCGCGGTGACGGTGGCCAAGGCCGCGCTCGGCCAGTCGCAGGCCACCATCGCCGCCAACCAGGCGCTGTTGCGCCTGCGCCAGAGTGAAGAGCAGCGGCGCCGCACGCTGAAGGAACGCTCGGCGATCTCCGCCGAAGAATGGCAACGCTCCAGCACCGACGTCGCCGTGGCCCAGGCCCAGCTGGTCCGCGAGCAGGCCAGCCTGGGGCTCGTCGAGGCCCAGGTGCAGCTCGCCGAGAGCGCCTACAACCAGGCCGCCCTGGACCTGCAGCGGACCCGCGTCTATGCCCCGGTCAACGGCTTCGTGACCAACCTGCTGACCCGCTCGGGGGACTACGCGCGCGGCGGCGAGCCACTGCTGGCGGTGGTCGACAGCGACTCCTTCTACGTCAGCGGCTACTTCGAGGAAACCAAGCTGCCACGCATCCACGAAGGCGACCCGGTGCGCATCGAGCTGATGAGCGGGGAGCGCCTGAAGGGCCGCGTCGACAGCATCGCCTACGCCATCACCGACCGCGAGAACGCACCCGGCAGCCGGCTGCTGGCCAACATCAACCCCAGCTACACCTGGGTGAAGCTGGCGCAGCGGATTCCGGTGCGCATCGCTTTCGATCCAGGCAGCACGGACAAGATCCGCCTGCGCGCCGGCGTGACCGCGACGGTCAGCGTGATCGAGGACGCCCGCAAGCCGTGA
- a CDS encoding CynX/NimT family MFS transporter, whose amino-acid sequence MTYDKARAGGLGLLVIVALGINLRPILTSIGPLLAEIREATGLGFQGASLLTVLPVLCMGLLALALPWIGPRLGENRGMIAGLLAIAGACAWRLLLDSGLALIASAVLAGAGVAIIQALVPGVVKRWFPHKVPAAMGLYSASLMAGGGSAAVLAPVLVQHSGHWQLGLGAWVGLAVLGLLLWCLLRPREARAKEPARRGAHFFGSRRAWLLALYFGLINGGYTSMVAWLPMFYRQLGWSAAGSGRLIGLMTIFQVLAALSMPALIRRSSDRRPWLALCLTIQLAGFAGLLLAPTLLPLPWVAMIGYGLGACFALSLTLTLDHLADPGAAGGLAAFVQGIGFIITGIIPYLTGWLRDATGSFQASWTLLALSVLLMLGVTLRFAPTGYARAMRGWGGAQTATAEVAR is encoded by the coding sequence ATGACGTACGACAAGGCACGCGCCGGCGGGCTCGGCCTGCTGGTGATAGTCGCCCTGGGCATCAACCTGAGGCCGATACTCACGTCCATCGGCCCGTTGCTGGCGGAAATCCGTGAGGCTACCGGCCTTGGCTTCCAGGGCGCGTCTTTGCTCACCGTGCTGCCGGTGCTTTGCATGGGCTTGCTGGCCCTGGCCTTGCCGTGGATCGGCCCGCGCCTGGGCGAGAACCGCGGGATGATCGCCGGCCTGCTGGCCATTGCCGGGGCCTGCGCCTGGCGCCTGCTGCTCGATAGCGGCCTGGCGCTGATTGCCAGCGCGGTGCTGGCTGGCGCCGGCGTTGCGATCATCCAGGCGCTGGTGCCGGGCGTGGTGAAGCGCTGGTTCCCGCACAAGGTGCCGGCGGCGATGGGGCTCTATTCGGCCTCGCTGATGGCCGGCGGCGGCAGCGCGGCGGTGCTGGCGCCGGTGCTCGTGCAGCACAGCGGGCATTGGCAACTCGGGCTTGGCGCCTGGGTCGGGCTGGCCGTGCTAGGCCTGTTGCTGTGGTGCCTGCTGCGTCCGCGTGAAGCGAGGGCGAAGGAGCCCGCTCGGCGTGGCGCGCACTTCTTCGGTAGTCGCCGGGCCTGGTTGCTGGCGCTGTATTTCGGCCTGATCAATGGCGGCTATACGAGCATGGTCGCCTGGCTGCCGATGTTCTACCGGCAATTGGGCTGGAGCGCTGCCGGGAGCGGTCGGCTGATCGGCCTGATGACGATCTTCCAGGTGCTCGCCGCGCTGAGCATGCCGGCGCTGATCCGCCGTTCCAGCGACCGTCGCCCTTGGCTGGCGCTGTGCCTGACGATCCAGCTCGCGGGCTTCGCCGGCCTGCTGCTGGCGCCGACGCTATTGCCGTTGCCGTGGGTAGCGATGATCGGCTACGGGCTGGGCGCCTGCTTCGCCCTGAGCCTGACGCTGACCCTCGACCATCTCGCCGACCCGGGTGCCGCGGGCGGCCTGGCGGCCTTCGTGCAGGGCATCGGCTTCATCATCACCGGGATCATTCCCTACCTGACCGGCTGGCTGCGCGACGCCACCGGCAGCTTCCAGGCGTCCTGGACGTTGTTGGCGCTGTCGGTGCTGCTGATGCTGGGAGTGACGCTGCGCTTCGCCCCGACCGGCTATGCCCGGGCGATGCGCGGCTGGGGCGGTGCTCAGACCGCGACGGCCGAGGTGGCGAGGTAG
- a CDS encoding nucleoside deaminase translates to MEHQAFMQLALAEARANVLEGGRPFGAVLVRDGQVIARAANGIHLDHDPTAHAELLAMRAAGRALGSPRLDGCVIYASGQPCPMCLAAMHLSGVAAVYYAYANADGEPYGLSTAAVYAQMALPLAQQRLPVQRLTPEGEEELYRAWQERRP, encoded by the coding sequence ATGGAACACCAGGCATTCATGCAGTTGGCCCTGGCCGAGGCTCGCGCCAACGTCCTGGAAGGTGGGCGGCCGTTCGGCGCCGTGCTGGTGCGCGATGGCCAGGTCATCGCCCGCGCCGCCAACGGCATTCACCTGGACCACGACCCCACCGCCCACGCCGAGCTGCTCGCCATGCGCGCCGCCGGCCGCGCGCTGGGCAGCCCGCGCCTGGACGGCTGCGTGATCTACGCCAGCGGCCAGCCGTGCCCGATGTGCCTGGCGGCCATGCACCTGAGCGGTGTCGCCGCCGTCTATTACGCCTACGCGAATGCCGACGGCGAGCCCTATGGCCTTTCCACCGCAGCGGTCTACGCGCAGATGGCGCTGCCGCTGGCACAGCAGCGCCTGCCGGTGCAGCGGCTGACGCCGGAGGGCGAGGAGGAGCTGTATCGCGCCTGGCAGGAGCGTCGCCCATGA
- a CDS encoding LysR family transcriptional regulator, with protein MLDPTLLRSFVMVVDAGNFTRAGELLHLTQSTVSQQILRLEEQLGCRLLERGRRQVLPTESGERLLGYARRILQLGEEAREALGDEHSEGVLRLGLPEDFAGERMMPLLAAFAAQRPHLRLEVSSGLSHELLRQYRDGELDVALVKQWGADSDCLARWPEPLCWLDSATQPASLRDPLPLVAFPQGALYRQEMIHALEAQGRRWRIAYGSAGLASLCAAVTAGLGVSLLPRRCLQGGMRELGADEGFPLVDGLELALYARDGLAGSGRSLCEQLRELCDQAPAVIPARSRP; from the coding sequence ATGCTAGATCCGACCCTGCTGCGCAGCTTCGTCATGGTGGTCGACGCCGGCAACTTCACCCGCGCCGGCGAGCTGCTGCACCTTACCCAGTCCACCGTCAGCCAGCAGATCCTGCGCCTGGAGGAACAGCTCGGCTGCCGCCTGCTCGAACGCGGCCGGCGCCAGGTGCTGCCGACCGAGTCCGGCGAACGCCTGCTCGGCTACGCCCGACGCATCCTCCAGCTCGGCGAGGAGGCTCGCGAGGCGCTGGGCGACGAGCACAGCGAAGGCGTGTTGCGCCTGGGCCTGCCCGAGGACTTCGCCGGCGAACGCATGATGCCGTTGCTCGCCGCCTTCGCCGCGCAACGGCCGCACCTGCGCCTGGAGGTCAGCAGCGGGCTCAGCCATGAACTGCTGCGCCAGTACCGCGATGGCGAGCTGGATGTGGCCCTGGTCAAGCAATGGGGGGCGGACAGCGATTGCCTGGCGCGCTGGCCGGAGCCGTTGTGCTGGCTGGACAGCGCCACGCAACCCGCGTCCCTGCGCGATCCGCTGCCGCTGGTGGCCTTCCCGCAGGGCGCGCTGTACCGCCAGGAGATGATCCACGCCCTGGAAGCCCAGGGTCGCCGCTGGCGCATCGCCTACGGCAGTGCCGGCCTGGCCAGCCTCTGCGCCGCAGTCACCGCCGGCCTGGGCGTCAGCCTGCTGCCGCGGCGCTGCCTGCAGGGCGGGATGCGCGAGCTGGGCGCGGACGAAGGCTTCCCGCTGGTCGACGGCCTGGAGCTGGCGCTCTACGCCCGCGACGGGCTCGCCGGCAGCGGCCGCAGCCTGTGCGAGCAGCTGCGCGAACTGTGCGACCAGGCCCCGGCCGTCATACCGGCTCGGTCGCGGCCTTGA
- a CDS encoding putative bifunctional diguanylate cyclase/phosphodiesterase → MLTGSYDLSLVLISLCVAVLASYTALDLAGRIARASGWGALLWIGGGAVAMGIGVWSMHFIGMLAFSLPIPLGYDLALTLLSLALAVLSSGFALALVGQERLPAWQLGAGALVMGCGIAGMHYLGMYAMLMQPGIDYDPVLFGLSLVIAALASGAALWIAVRLRKRTPYVRLMRAGAALLMGLAIVGMHYTGMAAARFPLGSFCGAAPSGLDSHWLAILVILVTLAVLAIALLTSILDARMEERTAQLAKSLAQANLELTQLALHDTLTRLPNRLLLEDRIGQKIAKAQRDGGHFALMFLDLDGFKPVNDAFGHHVGDQLLRAVAQRLRDNMRTEDTLARIGGDEFVLLMKLRDPEDAASVASQQIALLAEPFHVKGEELRISGSIGIALYPGDGQNQQELLINADAAMYHAKGSGKNAYSFFEQSMNTNARNHLQMLQDLRSALERKEFLLHYQPKFAAHDGRLIGAEALLRWQHPQRGLVMPDEFIAIAERTGLIVPIGEWVLDEACRQMSLWYAQGHHDWRVAVNLSALQFCHAGLVDCVAATLARHGLPANCLTLEITETTAMRDADSSLAILGQLADMGVDLSIDDFGTGYSSLLYLKRLPANELKIDRGFVRDLEQDSDDAAIVSAIVALGQALDLRIVAEGVETPRQQDFLTRLGCDSLQGYLLGQPCPPEQILKAATEPV, encoded by the coding sequence ATGTTGACTGGTAGTTACGATCTTTCGCTGGTGCTGATTTCGCTGTGCGTGGCGGTGCTGGCGTCCTATACCGCCCTTGACCTCGCCGGGCGCATCGCCCGGGCGAGCGGCTGGGGGGCGCTGCTGTGGATCGGCGGGGGGGCGGTGGCCATGGGGATCGGCGTCTGGTCGATGCACTTCATCGGCATGCTGGCCTTCAGCCTGCCGATTCCGCTGGGCTACGACCTCGCCCTGACCCTGCTTTCCCTGGCCCTGGCGGTGCTCAGCTCCGGCTTCGCCCTGGCCCTGGTCGGCCAGGAACGGCTGCCCGCCTGGCAACTGGGCGCCGGTGCCCTGGTGATGGGCTGCGGCATTGCCGGCATGCACTACCTGGGCATGTACGCAATGCTCATGCAGCCGGGCATCGACTACGACCCGGTGTTGTTCGGCCTGTCCCTGGTGATCGCAGCCCTGGCTTCCGGGGCGGCGCTGTGGATCGCCGTCCGCCTGCGCAAGCGCACGCCCTATGTGCGCCTGATGCGAGCCGGCGCCGCGCTGCTGATGGGCCTGGCAATCGTCGGCATGCACTACACCGGCATGGCCGCCGCGCGCTTCCCGCTGGGCAGCTTCTGCGGCGCCGCGCCGAGCGGGCTGGACAGCCACTGGCTGGCGATCCTGGTGATCCTCGTGACCCTCGCCGTGCTGGCCATCGCCTTGCTCACCTCGATCCTCGACGCGCGCATGGAAGAACGCACCGCGCAGCTGGCGAAGTCGCTGGCCCAGGCCAACCTGGAACTCACCCAACTGGCCCTGCACGACACCCTGACGCGCCTGCCGAACCGCCTTTTGCTGGAAGATCGTATCGGCCAGAAGATCGCCAAGGCCCAGCGCGACGGCGGGCACTTTGCGCTCATGTTCCTCGATCTGGATGGCTTCAAGCCGGTGAACGACGCCTTCGGCCACCACGTCGGCGACCAGCTGCTGCGCGCCGTGGCGCAGCGCCTGCGCGACAACATGCGCACCGAAGACACCCTGGCGCGCATCGGCGGCGACGAATTCGTCCTGCTCATGAAGCTGCGCGACCCCGAAGACGCAGCCAGCGTCGCCAGCCAGCAGATCGCCCTGCTGGCCGAGCCGTTCCACGTCAAGGGCGAGGAGCTGCGCATCTCCGGCAGCATCGGCATCGCCCTGTACCCGGGCGACGGGCAGAACCAGCAGGAGCTGCTGATCAACGCCGACGCGGCGATGTACCACGCCAAGGGCAGCGGGAAGAACGCCTACAGCTTCTTCGAGCAGTCGATGAACACCAATGCGCGCAACCACCTGCAGATGCTCCAGGACCTGCGCTCGGCGCTGGAACGCAAGGAGTTCCTGCTGCACTACCAGCCCAAGTTCGCCGCCCACGATGGTCGCCTGATCGGTGCCGAGGCGCTGCTTCGCTGGCAGCATCCGCAACGCGGCCTGGTGATGCCGGACGAGTTCATTGCCATCGCCGAACGTACCGGGCTGATCGTCCCGATCGGCGAATGGGTGCTCGACGAGGCCTGCCGGCAGATGAGCCTGTGGTACGCCCAGGGGCATCACGACTGGCGCGTTGCGGTGAATCTTTCCGCCCTGCAGTTCTGCCACGCCGGGCTGGTCGATTGCGTCGCCGCGACCCTGGCTCGCCACGGCCTGCCGGCCAACTGCCTGACCCTGGAGATCACCGAGACCACGGCCATGCGCGACGCCGACAGCAGCCTGGCGATCCTGGGCCAGCTCGCCGACATGGGCGTCGACCTGTCCATCGACGACTTCGGCACCGGCTATTCGAGCCTGCTCTACCTCAAGCGCCTGCCGGCCAACGAGCTGAAGATCGACCGTGGCTTCGTCCGTGACCTGGAACAGGACAGCGACGACGCGGCCATCGTCTCGGCGATCGTCGCGCTGGGCCAGGCGCTGGACCTGCGCATCGTCGCCGAGGGCGTGGAGACGCCGCGCCAACAGGACTTCCTCACGCGCCTGGGCTGCGACTCGCTGCAGGGCTACCTGCTGGGCCAGCCGTGCCCCCCGGAGCAGATCCTCAAGGCCGCGACCGAGCCGGTATGA